The genomic segment AGAGAATGCAAGACACTGGAAACCCCCATTCTTTCAGAATGAATCTCCAACTAACAGAATAAGCACttgagtgaaaaaaaaaatcattcatctTATTCAACTACTCTAACCCATGCTTAGCTTCTTCAAACTATGCTCTCTCATTTGTTCACAGCAGTTCCTAAAACCCTATATTCATAATGGAGACATAGTGGTTGACCGGTCAGGGTGAATTTGTAAACTAGCCATCAGAGGGCGCCCAGTACTGAATATTTGTATGCATCTTTCCACTGTTTGATTATGCGTAGCACAGTCCCACTAAACAGGAGCTGTCAGTACTTCATCATATAAGGAGCCCAGTTCTCCATTTTATCTTATAAATTACAGGCTGACCAGCCTTATAATTTTTTTCCCCATGTCTAAAGTTTTTAAGTGACTTAGCAACCCAATTTCACAACTACCACAAATCTGCCTTTCCCGATTAGGTAACAATCAACAGCCTGATTCTGGAGACTGTAAACTTTGCATACCTAGGATAACAAATACAAAAGGTAATGTCACACTGGCATCAGGAATGCTGACAGAAATTTGAAGTGTGGATATTTGGTTGTATTTAGACTTAAACTAGAAGCTCCAGGAATATGTATGATTATTCCATTTAACATGTTGAACTCCTTATTAAAGATGAGCAAGGCACAGTTAAGTGCTGTTGTCACTAAACGTCCATTGAGGTTATTTCTGACCAGCATTAGCTGGTCCCTTTAAAATCAGTGAGCTCATGAAGCATGTGCTTTGCAAGCATATATGTAGGTTTATTTAAAAGAGTCAGCACATATGTAAAAGAAAGCAATCTTGCTGAGCTTGTTTGAGCATGACACATTCTTGGTCATTACCATTCAGATGTGGTGCTGTTCTTTCCATTATCACCTCTCCCCTTCATAAAGTTTTGTATTACTTTGAGCAATCATAGAGACGTGCAGCATGGAggcagcccttcagcccaatctgTTCGTGCAGCCCTCTTCTTGATTCAGTTTTATTTTGCATTTCAAAAAAtcgtgtgttttttttaataatcTTTCTATTTCTTGCCCTTGTGACCCTCTCCTGCAAGCTGTGAGACAGAATGCCTATAAAATGGTATCGGTATTGCTCCAGCATGGGGCGCTTATTAACCGGCCTTGTGTCAGGCGATGGACAGCGATGCACGAAGCAGCAAAGCAAGGACAAGACGATATGGTAGCATTGTTGCTAAGGAACGATGGGAATATTAATCAGAAAGATGGGTATGGAGTAACTCCTGTTGCCACGGCTGCTGCCTTTGGACACTGCAGTGTTCTGGAGTATCTCATTCATAAAggtaacattaaaaaaaacatcttCCTCAGTCCAAGGCTAAAGATGAGTGAGGGAAATGGGGCTAGAAATGGGCCAAATGCTTCCTTAAATGTTGTTCTACCCTCCAAAATCCAGATCTCCTGGTTCAACTCTGCTTTCCTGTCTCATCCCCATATCTCTTGGAGGCTGACTCCAGGTTATGTACAGGTTCTGTTTTTACGGACATTCATAAGTTGATTTTGTCCATAAGTCAGAAAATAACGATCACTGGATACAACCACCATTCCACCAGAGTGTTGTAATGAATTgtactgatgaaggccaattaaCATCAACATAAAtgtaatcaacacacatcaaagtagctggtgaacgcagcaggccaggcagcatctctaggaagaggtgcagtcgacgtttcaggccgagacccttcgtcaggactaactgaaggaagagttagtaagatttgaaagtgggagggggagggggagatccaaaatgataggagaagacaggagggggagggatggagtcaagagctggacagatgattggcaaaggggatatgagagtatcatgggacaggaggtccggggagaaagacaaggatggaggggaaacccagaggatgggcaaggggtatagtcagagggacagagggagaaaaaggagaatgagagaaagaaagaatgtgtgtataaaaataaataacggatggggtacgagggggaggtggggcattagcggaagttagagaagtcgatgttcatgccatcagtttggaggctacccagacggaatataaggtgttgttcctccaacctgagtgtggcttcatctttacagtagaggaggccgtggatagacatgtcagaatgggaatggaatgtggaactaaaatgtgtggccactgggagatcctgctttctctggcggacaaagcgtaggtgttcagcaaagcggcctcccagtctgcgtcgggtctcgccaatatatagaaggccacatcgggagcaccggacgcagtatatcaccccagccgactcacaggtgaagtgtcgcctcagctggaaggactgtttggggccctgaatggtggtaagggaggaagtgtaagggcatgtgtagcacttgttctgcttacaaggataagtgccaggagggagatcagtggggagggatgggggggacgagtgaacaagggagttgcgtagggagcgatccctgcggaaagcggggggggggggggggagggaaagatatgcttagtggtgggatcccgttggaagtggtggaagttacggagaataatatgttggacccggaggctggtggggtggtaggtgaggaccaggggaaccctattccttgtGGGGTGAtgtgaggatggagtgagagcagatgtgcgtgaaatgggggagatgcatttgagagcagagttgatggtggcggaagggaagcccctttctttaaaaaaggaggacatctccctcgtcctggaatgaaaagcctcatcctgagagcagatgcggcggagacggaggaattgcgagaagggggtggcatttttgcaagagacaaggtgagaagaggaatagtccagatagctgtgagagtcagtaggcttatagtagacatcagtaaataagctgtctccagagatagagacagaaagatctagaaaggggagggaggtgtcggaaatggaccaggtaaacttgagggcagggtgaaagttggaggcaaagttaataaagtcaaccagctcagcatgcatgcaggaagcagcgccaatgcagtcatcgatgtagtgaaggaaaagtgggggacagataccagaacaggcacggagcatagattgttccacaaagccaacaaaaaggcaggcatagctaggacccatacgggtgcccatagctacacctttagtttggaggaagtgggaggaaccaaaggagaaattattaagagtgaggactaattccgctagacggagcagattggtggtagaggggaactgattaggtctggaatccaaaaagaagcagagagctttgagaccttcctgatgagggatggaagtatatagggactggacatccatggtgaaaataaagcggtgggggccagggaacttaaaatcatcgaaaagttttaagagcgtgagaagtgtcacgaacataggtaggaagggattgaacaaggggggataaaaccgtgtcgaggtatgcagaaacgagttcggtggggcaggagcaagctgagacaataggtctgccaggacaggcaggtttgtggatcttgggtaggaggtagaaatgggaagtgcgaggtgtgggaactataaggttggtagcagtggatgggagatcccctgagcagataaagttggtgatggtgtgggagacaatggcctggtgctccttagtggggtcacgatcgaggggtaaataaaaggaggtatctgcgagttgtcgctgtgcctcagcaaggtagaggtcagtataccagactacaacagcaccccccttatcggcgggtttaataataaggttaggatttgtgcggagggagtggagagcagagcattccgaaggagtgaggttggaatggggacaaggtgcggtgaagtcgagacggttgatgtcccgtcggcagttagcgataaagagatccagagcaggcagaagaccagagcggggtgtccatgaagaagaggagggttgaagacgggagacaGGGCCAtaggtgggggtggaagagtccttgccgaagaagtaagcTCGGAGACCGAGATggtggaagaagagttccgcatcatggcgaacatggaactcagtgagttgtgggcgaagggggacaaaggtgaggcccttactgaggacagagcgttctgcctcagacggttgaaagtcggaggggatggtaaagacccggcacggatgacagctgggatcagaggggggaggggggaggctgggggtgtcagtggagaggggagggttggtgtgagaggaagatggagcctctgagtacccaggagctgacggtgggatctgagggagacgggattgcagagtattggtgggagaagggcagacaggagtcacaatagcagcacataaagacccggcctggagttcaaacATAAATGTATTGTCTTCTGCTTAGTTACAATGTACAGAATTAGGATATCACACGCTCAGTTGCTGGTTTTGATGGGCTTGAAGTAGCAGTGCGTGTTATGTTCCTTAATAGAGTATCAATGCACAAGTATCAATATAAGTGATTGCTTGTCAATTTACAAAGCAGCTCGCTTAAGTGGCCTCCTTCAGTGAAACTGGCACTACACAATGGTTAGGGTATTGTcatttgaatttaataatatttatGGACCCCTCTCATATGTATCGAGTGTCTATAAGACATGCATTTGTAACCTAGGGAAGGCTAGTAATTATTTCACATTCCAAATATCTATCAGTATCAGCCTTGAAGATATGACTGAACATCATCAGTCTTCACGGGAATGATTTCCAAATCTTTGTTCCAAAGAGCTGACCCCATATCCTGAGATGCTGACCTCAGATCTAGACTCTCCAACTAAAGGAAACCACTTTGCCAAAATTTCTAAGAATTTTATAGATTTTTTTCTCAGAACTTGTTATTCTCATAGCCTCCAGATAGCAAGGGTACACTCTACTCATTTTCTCCTGGTAGAAGAAACCAGTTCAATTCAAGCATTTCTCAGTGAGTGAGTGTGTAGGATACATGCCGTTTATCCAGACCATTGATCCTAGTGCGCAATGCTTTGCCCACAGGAGGTGATATTCATGCCCAAGCAGATGACGGTGCTTCAGTGCTCCTTGAAGCAGCTGAAGGAGGGAACCCAGACTGTATCACAGTGCTGCTTGAATATGGAGCCAGTCCCAACATACCAGACAATGCAGGTCACCTTCCAATTCACAGAGCAGCACAAGAGGGACATTACTTGTGAGTGGTGAAACAGTGCATTTACCCAGGTCGTTTTTCCTATTGGAGGTCATCTACTAACTGGTTTTGTTGCATGCAAGTTGAACATTTTCTTGATAGCGTAATGAGAACACCACGGGACACTACCGGTTTGGGTGATGGTTCACCTATCTTTGCCATGTACCTTTAAAAGTGCTTTTAGTTGAAGTCTTCCCAAAATCTGTCACCAGCTTGCATTTGTGAGAGTGAATCGTTAAGCAGAAGGCAGCTCTGCAGGTTATAATCCTCTGACAGTGGGTGCTGTCAGGTGACATCAGGCAAGGACCTCAGAGAGTAGGACATGCACAGATCAACATGCACATCTATCACTGATCCTGGTGTAAACATAATCATTTATATCATTCACCAATTTATGTCCACATTACATAGCATATGTACAGATTGTATTACAGATCGTTGATTACCTGCAGCAGGCATATCAAAGTACCAACACTGGTTCCAAAATATCGTCCAAATTCACTGGAAGGTCAAGGGAACAAACATTAGCATCCTCTGCCAGGTTGACACACGCAACATGCTGGGGAAGccctgcagatcaggcagcatctactgtatggaaatgaataaacagtctacatttcaggccaagatccttcatcaggactggaaaagaaggaggaagaatacagagtaaaaaggtggggggtggaggaggagtacaaactggaaggtgatgggtgaaaccagctGAGGGGGGAGGAcagtgggtgggggaagagggaggaagtgaaaagctgggaggtgaagggggagcaggtaaagggctgaacaagaggaatctgataggagaggatattgggccatgggagaaaggaaacaaGGAAAAACACGAAGGaggtgataggagaggacagccagaatgtggaatggaaaaGGAGGAGTGGGGTGGGAATTgcagaaattgattttcatgctgGCAGGTTAGAGGCTATCCAGATAgaagatgaggtgttgctccttcaatctGAGAGTGGTCTCTTCatagcagaagaggaggccattgactggtgtgttagaatgggaatggagagtggAATTAAAAAGGTTGGTACCAGGAAATCCTGTTGCAAAAATGTCAACATACCCAGGACCATGGCCCTGGTTATACTCAGTCAGCTGGAACGGTGAGATACCAATAGATTGCAGTTGCTAGAAAACTGAAATCATAGAGAATGCTGGTAAtgcttagcagatcaggcagcatataCACGGATAGAAATGTTACAGATTAATGACAACCTTTCATCAGAGTTGACCAGTTCTGATACAAACAGGAGAGACTGGTTATCTGATTTTGTTTTGAGTCCCAAGAGTGGTAACAACAGAAGATCATGCTGGGTGTTGTTCAGTCAAAAATGTCAGAATGAAAGTGGGCTGCTGTATTCAATTGACAGCAAGAGGAAGCTCCGGATTACCCAGGGCTACTGAATGGGGATGTTCTACAAAATGATCAATCTATGTTTAGATTTCTACAGTGTTGAGGAGACCAAGGGCAGATCACTAGACTGGAGAGGGTACAGCTGATTCACTGCTTCATCTGGAAGGAATTCTTTGTTTTAGacgttatctacatattgcaaaGAGAGGAAAATAGGCTATCAACCTCATCCCTTTCATGAAACTCAGTAACCAggcagaatcagattcagattcagatttacttgcattgaaacatacagtgaaacatgtAATTTTCATTAAAATCCAAagcacccaaggatgtgctgaaagtagcccgcaaatgtcaccacacattccggttCCAACATAGCTTGTCCACAATGTTCAGTGGCGCAACGCAAgcagcaacaataacaacaaaataaaacaactgcaacaaaacaagctcctttcctGAACTCCCACATACCAACTCACACATAGGCTTCCAACCTGAGGTCAGACCACTACCAGGCCTTCACTCCCTGGCCCTGGACTCTCAGACTGCAAACAACTGATCCAGGGGCTTCAACCTGATTAGATTTGAGTATCCCTTTTTATGGATGTTGTATCTCTTTTGATAAAGGTTTTATTTATTGATTACCTTCTTCACTAACAGTGGCATTGGAGTGATGATGGAATGTGTGAGACGCATGTTACTAGTGAACAGCAAATTAGTTTTAAATGATCGATGACTGTGCCTTTTATATATCATAGAATGAGAATTCTATTCTTAAAGGAATGGTGGTTATCATAAATCCTTCCTGCGAATCCTAACTTCAAAGACATCTATAAATGTGTATTTAACACCATATTATTTGCAGGGCCTTGAAGCTTCTTATTCCAGTCACCCGGAAGTCAGCAATTAAGAGAAGTGGGATAAGTCCAATCCATTTGGCTGCTGACAGTGGCAGTACCCAATGTCTGGAATTACTGCTGGAAAGTGGATTTGATGTTAATGCAGTTATAAATGAAGAGATAGCTGCAACCTATGATGATAAGCGGAGGACAGCCCTGTTTATTGCTGTATCTAATAATGATATTgcctgctctgaactcctgctGAAAGGGGGTGCACTACAAAACCAAGATCcactctcctgcctccttgtCGCAGTGAGAGAAGGGAATCACGAACTTGTACGTTTACTTCTACATCATGGCGCCAATGTCAACTGCTACTTTACCCTCATTAACGATACTCTCTTTCCTACTGCCATGCAGTATGCTGTAAAAGATGAAATGATGCTGAGACTCCTgctcaataatggctacaatgtaTCAATGTGCTTTGACTGCATACACACAGAAGGCCTTGGACGGTTTCGTCTCCATCCTATGATTGAATCAAACTCCTATATGACCTCAGTAAGTGACCTGTTTCTGTCTACAGTTTGTGCATTGAATTGACTCTGAAGTATAACAATCATTGGTTGTCAAAGTAATTCAGTAAttcctttcatagaaacatagaaaataggtgcaggagtaggccattcggcccttcgagcctgcaccgccattcagtatgatcatgggtgatcatccaactcagaaccctgtaccagccttccctccataccccctgatccccttagccacaagggccatatctaactccctcttaaatatagccaatgaactggcctcaactgtttcctgtggcagagaattccacagattcaccactctctgtgtgaagaagtttttcctaatctcggtcctaaaaggcttcccctttatcctcaaactgtgacccctcgttctggacttccccaacgtcgggaacaatcttcctacatctagcctgtccaatccctttaggattttatacgtttcaataagatcccccctcaatcttctaaattccaacgagtataagcctagttgatccagtctttcatcatatgaaagtcctgccatcccaggaatcaatctggtgaaccttctttgtacttcctctatggcaaggatgtctttcctcagattaggggaccaaaactacacacaatactccaggtattgTGTTTCCGTTTATATTTAACCGCTTTGTGGTTTCAATTGGCAAGGGCAACAATCTGCCCATCCCTGAAAAGAAACTGAGTGGCCTCCTAGGCCACTGCAAAGACATCATATTATTGTGGGTGATGTATGGGGCCAACCTGACAATGTTGGTCAATTTTCATCCGAAAGGACGTTAATGACCGGAATATAACAAATGGTAACTTTTGGGTCATTATTTCCAAAACCATCTCTTTAATTAAATTTAAATCTCCCAGCTATAGTGGTGGGATTTTGAATGTCTAGATCATTCATTCAGTCCTTTTATCTACTGGCCCACTGATGCAACCACTATGCAAATAATTcctagtggccaaacattttagttCCGATTCCCATTACTGTtctgacgtgtcagtccatggcctcctcttttgccaagatgaggccaccctttgggtggaggagcaacaccttacattcagtctgggtaccctccaacctgataacatgagtgtcaatttctccttccagtaaccaaactaccccccccccgccctctatttcccactctgaccttttacttctgctcacctgcctattacttcccactGGGTCCACTCCTAGTCTACTCTtctatcctatcagattctttcttctccagcccttgacctttcccacccatttgACTTCACGTATCACCTTCAAACtagcctcctcccccacccggcTCCTTTTAATTCTGGCGGTTTCCCTCTTCcttcttagtcctgaagaagggtcttggcacgaaacattggctgtttattcatttctatagcttctgcctgacctgctgggaccctccagcattttgtgtgtgttgctttggatttccagcatctgcagactttcttgtgttaatAATAGCTCAAATTTATACTGGTGACTTAAGTGGACACATTTCATTCACGCCCTTCCTTTTCAACTTAACAGAAAAAGTGAATTCAGAGGTctggcagaaaacaaagagtgggaatacaaGGTGCCTCTTTTGATTAGCTGATGGGGTCAGTGTAGTGGCTGCTTCTTCTCATatgttaataatctggatgatagaacTATTAACTGGGGCACGAGATttgtggagggacaggtagtgatgagaaaacagggaatctgcagaaagacggacagattaggggaatgggcagagaaaatatcagttggaatattgtgtagggaagtgtatgatcatgcactttggtagaaagaataaaggcatgggGTGCAGATTcagaaattggaagtgcaaaggaaATTGGGAGTCCTAAAGGTTTTCTTaaagtgcaggattccctaaaggttaacttgcaagttgatttggtattaaggaaggcaagtgtaacgttagcattcactttgagaggactagaatataaaagcaaggatgtaatgctgatgttttataaggcattggtcagactatatttggagtattgcgagcagttttgagccccataactaagaacagagatgaggagaaatttatttagccagaggatggtgagtcattgccacacacagctgtggagaccaaatcattgagtagatttaaagtggaggttgaggttgataagttcgtgaTTGGTAAGCGTgttaaatgttatggggagaaggcaggagaatggggttgagggggaagtAAATCAGCTATAattaaatggcaaagcagactgggtgtgctgaatggcctcatttttctccagtcttgtagAATTGCAGTGATGATAAACTTCACCAGCAAAACCCTGATATAGAACacaaagctgttctaaaaagataAGGGATAATAAAGAAATGAAGAAAAAAGGAACAGTGATTATtactcagccatcaggctcttgaaccagaggggatagcttcactcaacttcacctcccacaactcactttcaaggactctttatctcatgatcTCAGTACTTATTGtgggctttcattgattctgttatggttactattctattatggatttattgagtataccctcaaggaaatgaatgtcagggtgacatatatgtactttgataataaatttaatttgaactttggactttgaaatATTGAAAGTTCAGTTGATGTAAGCTTCTTTAATTTATATAAAATGATCATAATCAAATGTGCCCCATGCTCAGCTCTGGACATGTCTCATTCTAATTAGCCTTGTATCAATTTCCACTTGATTTGTATTGTTTTGCTATATGAATCCTATGCTTTTGGAAATGATACTGGACCCTTATCAGAAACACTTGGCCTTGTGTTTGACTGCAACAACTTCCAGCATTTGAGTTCAGTGATTCCCACACTTGATCCACATCATGAGGAACGTGCACGTGCATGCTCACAGGATAAGTCACATGAGTTACCGAGTTGGTAAGGCTTTTAGTACAGGTGCTATAAAGCCTACGAGAGATATGCAGAACAGGAAAATAATAATCTCAATTAAAGACTTGATGTCAAAGCTGCCAAAAGGGAGCAGCATGCTCCACCTATCACTCCTTCCTAACACTAGTTGAACAGAAGAAAGGACACAGACACAAACCCATCTGGTGATTGATTTCTGCTGGTTACTGCTACAATTCTACAAGGGTTTGATGCCTTTAAGAATTATTTTGCATAGCTAAGGGCTAACAAATGAAAAAAATGACttcttcctccctctcttcttgctgttctgCAGCTGACTGGCTGAATTTCAGTTTTTGACTCTTAGGAAAGAGAAAGGATTAAGGGTAGGATTTTATCTCAGATACTGGGTCATGCTGGGATTGGGATGAGTGGGGGTAGGGTGTGGGAAGGTGTAATGACAAAATAATAAGAGGTGCATACTAGCAGCATCTTACCATTTGTAAAATCATAAGAAATTTTTGGATGCGCAGCTAATTGCATATGAGAAGGTGATTTGGTATGAGGATACCCTCATTTAAAATTACAGCCCTATCACTGACTGCAGACCAAGTAATGGCCATTCAAGTTAAAGTGATCACTGTATCTTTGTTATATTATGGCAGTGTAGTGCCAGTCATCTTGTTGATTATCTACTGCTGCCTATAATAACTTGCCATTGTTTCTCCAAAAGAGAAGAAAGTGTGTCAATGAATGTTACCCAAGTGTTTTGGTTGTGTGCAAGAATATTTGGGGTTGTGTGTGGATGATATGCGAAATGGACGGCTCCTGGCAGCATCTGCAGCTACAAGACCCTACTCTTACTTTGCACCACCTCCACTAACAACACAGTGTGGAAAAACCCCGAGCGTCCTTTCTCCATTGGGCTGTCATCTTTGCAAAGTCCACAGGTCAGAATAATTTTCAGAATTGCTCGCAGCATCTGCTGCAGCTATGACACACCCCTTATGCAAGAGGTTTAAGCCAGTTTAAGTAGAGCAGCTTTGGCATTAACTGGTGCTAGCCCCTTTTACAGAATCAAGCCTCCCACTGAAGTGGCAAGATGATCAGTGTGGGTAACAATGGCTCCACTCAACTATTATATAAATGGGCAGGTATTGCTGCCTCCACAACTTGTACATTGTGATCCTCCACAACTATTTACAGGGGCTTTTTGATTTAACACCTCTAGCCTTTGTCCTCAGCATATTTTGGCCCCTCACTGATAATTCTATTCCTTGTTCACTCTCTCAGTTTGAACCACATTGGGCactacagtagcatagtggttagtgtaatgatTTCATAGTGCCAGAAATCAGGTTTCAATTcttaccactgtctgtaaggagcttgtacattctccctgtgaccacatgagtttcctccgagtgctccggtttcctcccacattccaaagacgtacgagttAGTAGGtcaataagttgtgggcatgttttgGAAGCACGATGACACCtattgcccccagcacatcctcagactgtgttggttgttgatgcatgTGATATATTTCACTATAAATTTCGATGTATATGTGGTAGattaagctaatctttatctttacaacagtggtgctcCAAGCTAAACTACATAGTTTCTCCAGTGCACGACCATATTAGGGAAAGAGTCGCCATCTCAGTGTCAGCTATTCTGCTTCCAATTCTCCACCCATGCTTCTGATAACTCTGATTCCAGGCTGGCCTCCCACTTTGCACACCAGCCAAACCTGAGCTCATCTAATATCACACCCATGTTCTACCTTGCATAAGGTTTCAATAGATCATTTATGATTGCTCAGAGTTCCCTGACATCTCAGTTGTGATGTTCATAATGTTTATGCCTTCACCCCTTTCCTAATTACCACCCCCCCTGCCCTACAACCTTACAAGAACCTTCTGTTAACTACCATTGCACTCAGTCCTTTCTGAAATTGCACCTCTCTCATTCTTCATCTTTAATGGATTCCTTAAAATGTTTTACCAAGCTTTGATACACTTTTCCTAACATGTCCATCATTAGCTCAGTGATCAGTTTTTGTCTGACTAACTTTGAAAACACCATTGACATTAACTgtacttttattttatttgtagTTCTGCGAGTTCATTACTGTTCCATGGATGAGCCATTTGGTCGGCAGGGTTGTGCGTGTACTGATAGATTACGTGGATTACATTTCGTTCTGTAGGAAATTAATGCCTGTACTTGAGAAGCAGAAGGAATGGCCTGAGATCTGCCACATAATGGGTAATTCCATTATTTTCATTCCTTGCTCAGTAAGCAAACTATGAAGATTTAGAAAAAACAGTGATGGGGGGTGGTGGGCAGACGGGAGGGAATAGTTTGCTGAAGTGTGACATAGATACAGACGATTGTGAAAGAGAGCGGCATGTTTAAAATGAATGAAGTATTTTTTCCAGAAACAGTTCT from the Mobula birostris isolate sMobBir1 chromosome 9, sMobBir1.hap1, whole genome shotgun sequence genome contains:
- the asb15a gene encoding ankyrin repeat and SOCS box protein 15; this encodes MDMNTNLTNDHLTQYAIQLSLQEASNQSTQYYESILPPSQENRQIVKAIRQGDILELQRLIEHKFALDEADEKGWFPLHEAAVQPIQQVLEIILDASYKTIWQQKTEDGETPLTLAAAAGILGNVQALLEKRICPNITNNKGETPLLIAVRQNAYKMVSVLLQHGALINRPCVRRWTAMHEAAKQGQDDMVALLLRNDGNINQKDGYGVTPVATAAAFGHCSVLEYLIHKGGDIHAQADDGASVLLEAAEGGNPDCITVLLEYGASPNIPDNAGHLPIHRAAQEGHYLALKLLIPVTRKSAIKRSGISPIHLAADSGSTQCLELLLESGFDVNAVINEEIAATYDDKRRTALFIAVSNNDIACSELLLKGGALQNQDPLSCLLVAVREGNHELVRLLLHHGANVNCYFTLINDTLFPTAMQYAVKDEMMLRLLLNNGYNVSMCFDCIHTEGLGRFRLHPMIESNSYMTSFCEFITVPWMSHLVGRVVRVLIDYVDYISFCRKLMPVLEKQKEWPEICHIMENPRHLKHLCRLKIRKLMGQRRLQDPTCLALLPLPPMLVDYLLYKEYDLYGKSLNALH